In Legionella cardiaca, a genomic segment contains:
- a CDS encoding bifunctional GNAT family N-acetyltransferase/carbon-nitrogen hydrolase family protein produces MTDHTTKKPIVVVRNAKINDIPRIRSLVARAYPAHMETYTPDALRGHIHHFPKGQFVVEYDDQIVGYCATFKISGDIALQPHTWNEITGGGYASRHDPNGDFLYGMEVCVHPEYRGLRIGNRLYTARKKLCQAEGLKGIVFGGRIPRYHKKFKLFPNVNDYVNAVITKEVKDPVLSFQLRNDFQLIGVLANYLPIDKQSMGYAAHLVWYTPIAMITEQAGKTAIPEQIVDKVRLSVVQYMQRRVHSFEEFSQHVEYFIDVVADYYADFVLFPELFTLQLLSIENSDLSPSQAILQLTEYTEPFLKLMSTLAVKYNINIIGGSHPTKANGNIYNVAYVFLRDGQIHEQYKIHPTPNERYWWDIHGGDELKTIMTDCGPIAVLICYDCEFPELARHVINQGAKILFVPFCTDERQSYMRVRYCCQARAIENQCYVVIAGNVGNLPGVANMAIQYAQSSIFTPCDFPFARDGIAADTTPNVEMVCFADLSMHNLEIVRNQGTVLNLKDRRHDLYSVRWKHK; encoded by the coding sequence ATGACAGATCATACCACTAAAAAACCCATTGTTGTTGTTCGTAATGCGAAAATTAACGACATACCTAGAATCCGTAGCCTTGTTGCACGAGCTTACCCTGCGCATATGGAAACTTACACCCCAGATGCTCTTCGTGGCCATATCCATCATTTTCCCAAGGGCCAATTTGTAGTCGAATATGATGATCAGATCGTTGGTTATTGCGCTACATTCAAAATTAGTGGGGATATCGCTCTACAACCACATACCTGGAATGAAATTACAGGTGGTGGATATGCATCTCGCCACGATCCGAATGGTGATTTTCTTTATGGAATGGAGGTATGTGTACATCCAGAATATCGTGGTTTACGTATTGGTAATCGCTTATATACGGCACGCAAAAAATTATGCCAGGCAGAAGGTTTAAAGGGAATTGTCTTTGGTGGTCGCATCCCTCGTTATCACAAAAAATTCAAACTTTTTCCCAACGTTAATGATTATGTTAATGCCGTTATTACAAAAGAAGTCAAAGATCCTGTTTTGTCTTTTCAATTGCGAAATGATTTTCAACTTATTGGTGTATTAGCCAATTATCTTCCTATCGATAAACAATCGATGGGATATGCGGCTCACTTGGTTTGGTATACCCCTATCGCGATGATTACTGAACAAGCTGGTAAAACAGCTATTCCAGAACAAATCGTTGATAAAGTTAGATTGAGCGTCGTTCAGTACATGCAACGTCGCGTACATTCTTTCGAAGAATTTTCCCAACACGTGGAATATTTCATTGATGTGGTTGCCGATTACTATGCAGATTTTGTGCTTTTTCCTGAATTGTTTACACTTCAGCTACTTTCTATTGAAAATAGTGACTTATCACCATCACAGGCTATTTTACAATTGACGGAATATACCGAGCCTTTTTTAAAATTGATGTCCACTTTAGCCGTCAAATACAATATCAATATTATTGGCGGTAGCCATCCTACGAAGGCCAACGGCAATATTTATAACGTTGCTTATGTTTTTCTTCGCGACGGACAAATACATGAACAGTATAAAATTCACCCTACTCCTAATGAAAGGTATTGGTGGGACATCCATGGAGGTGACGAATTAAAAACCATTATGACTGATTGTGGTCCTATTGCAGTCTTGATTTGTTATGACTGTGAATTTCCAGAATTAGCCAGGCATGTTATCAATCAGGGTGCTAAAATATTGTTTGTGCCCTTTTGTACAGATGAAAGGCAAAGTTACATGCGCGTGCGTTATTGCTGCCAGGCAAGGGCAATTGAAAATCAATGTTATGTTGTAATAGCGGGCAATGTTGGTAATCTGCCAGGTGTAGCAAATATGGCTATTCAATATGCGCAAAGCAGTATCTTCACTCCCTGCGATTTTCCCTTCGCTCGCGATGGCATTGCAGCTGACACCACACCAAATGTAGAGATGGTTTGTTTTGCAGACTTAAGCATGCACAATTTGGAAATTGTACGAAATCAAGGAACTGTTCTTAATCTTAAAGACAGACGCCATGATTTATATTCGGTACGGTGGAAGCATAAATAA
- a CDS encoding DotI/IcmL family type IV secretion protein, protein MNKSMLYAGLMSILCTAYAENDDKNLNHVTATIQTMVANSQSDIASNSKTADIQSGQQLASQTVTPKSTEPQLPAPQGQQIPTPQGQQIPVNQGTPMPSQTQTPAAQGTTQVTTQPATSQGATTTTTTVTTTQTPPSATTTTPQEQTSTSQTTKTTPASSQPASTTVTTQPGSTTVTTQATPQTIDCNYRIPATTTKIDPSLVMKWSEKATAQSFDFDYTTMDSQLAALKACYTDLGWQGFNDALQKSGNLNAIKTQRLMVSSMVDGAGQITEIKDNQWKVSLPLQVVYQNEKEKLTQPLTINLIIGRKVSGDLGIMQMIAIPRTAANTAIPQTTTPAAVSPPPSTPAQSQ, encoded by the coding sequence ATGAACAAATCCATGCTGTATGCAGGATTAATGAGTATCTTATGTACCGCTTATGCGGAAAATGATGATAAAAATTTAAATCATGTAACTGCAACAATTCAAACAATGGTGGCGAATTCTCAATCAGACATTGCATCGAACTCGAAAACAGCTGACATTCAATCTGGACAACAGTTAGCTTCTCAAACAGTTACCCCCAAATCGACGGAACCTCAATTACCTGCCCCACAGGGTCAACAGATTCCAACTCCACAAGGGCAGCAAATACCAGTCAACCAAGGTACACCAATGCCTTCACAAACCCAGACGCCAGCAGCGCAGGGTACCACACAAGTGACAACGCAACCCGCTACATCTCAGGGTGCTACAACCACTACGACAACCGTAACAACGACTCAAACACCTCCGAGTGCCACAACGACTACACCACAAGAACAAACTTCAACATCGCAAACGACAAAAACAACGCCTGCAAGTTCTCAGCCTGCCTCAACGACAGTGACTACTCAACCAGGTTCAACGACGGTTACTACTCAGGCTACGCCACAAACTATTGACTGCAATTATCGTATTCCAGCAACAACTACCAAGATTGATCCCTCACTCGTTATGAAGTGGTCTGAAAAAGCGACTGCACAATCGTTTGACTTCGACTATACAACAATGGATAGTCAGCTCGCCGCGCTTAAGGCATGCTATACCGACTTGGGATGGCAAGGTTTTAATGATGCCTTACAAAAATCCGGTAATCTCAATGCCATAAAAACACAGCGCTTAATGGTAAGCAGTATGGTGGATGGCGCAGGGCAAATTACGGAAATAAAGGATAACCAGTGGAAAGTAAGTCTTCCTTTGCAAGTGGTTTATCAAAATGAAAAAGAGAAGTTAACACAGCCACTCACGATAAATCTGATTATCGGGCGCAAAGTTTCTGGTGATTTAGGTATCATGCAAATGATCGCTATTCCACGTACTGCAGCTAATACGGCTATACCGCAAACGACAACCCCTGCTGCAGTATCGCCTCCTCCATCAACCCCGGCACAATCTCAATAA
- the plaA gene encoding GDSL family lysophospholipase PlaA — MKILFTVVILFFSGLVAAKPLNNIVVFGDSLSDNGNLYEYMHQKLPQSPPYYQGRFTNGPVWVERLAADYFPHKTSEHLFDYAFGGAGISETPDDDVLFTLKKEIDTYFLAHQEKADKDSLFIIWIGANNYLGIPDNPEQVLNEVNLGITHGLQRLADAGAKHILIVNLPDLGKTPIATAFDAQDKLSYFANQHNELLTASLENLKQSYPEVQWLYFDVNQTLNDLIIHPEKYGFDNISDTCYEAMAEKPSNRLVLHMATKLKLKEETEKDACEGFLFFDPVHPTAPAHQIMAEHAKNFLDASGVKFD, encoded by the coding sequence ATGAAAATCTTATTTACCGTAGTTATCCTATTTTTTTCAGGATTGGTAGCCGCAAAACCTTTAAATAATATAGTTGTATTTGGTGATAGTTTATCGGATAACGGCAATCTTTATGAATACATGCATCAAAAGTTGCCTCAATCGCCCCCTTACTATCAAGGGCGATTTACGAATGGTCCAGTTTGGGTAGAACGTTTGGCGGCAGATTATTTCCCTCACAAGACTAGTGAACATTTATTTGATTATGCCTTTGGTGGCGCAGGTATTTCAGAAACTCCAGATGATGATGTTTTGTTTACCTTAAAAAAGGAAATAGACACTTATTTTCTTGCTCACCAAGAAAAGGCAGATAAAGACAGCTTATTTATTATTTGGATAGGCGCAAATAATTACTTGGGAATTCCGGATAATCCTGAACAAGTGTTAAATGAGGTTAATCTTGGTATTACTCATGGTTTACAACGATTGGCTGATGCCGGGGCAAAACATATTTTAATTGTCAATTTGCCGGATCTTGGTAAAACGCCTATTGCTACGGCCTTTGATGCTCAAGATAAATTGTCTTATTTTGCTAATCAGCATAATGAATTATTAACAGCAAGTCTTGAGAACCTTAAGCAGAGCTACCCAGAGGTTCAGTGGCTCTATTTTGATGTTAATCAAACTCTAAATGATCTAATTATTCATCCTGAAAAATATGGATTTGATAATATTAGTGACACTTGTTATGAAGCAATGGCAGAGAAACCTTCAAATCGATTAGTGCTTCACATGGCAACTAAACTAAAACTTAAAGAAGAAACGGAAAAAGATGCTTGCGAAGGCTTTTTATTTTTTGATCCTGTCCACCCAACGGCGCCTGCTCATCAAATTATGGCAGAGCACGCTAAAAATTTCTTAGATGCTTCTGGTGTTAAATTTGACTAG
- a CDS encoding mechanosensitive ion channel family protein: MNRIMLSATLIVLVFFTSALSASAFQAYSGFDVQKATRQLETIREQLSTKSPSYEQLYTAVKQITVLQKQANRCMENGKGQLQKINELLGNSEISSTLMKQNDTRYQELLHDKEIMTKVTADCALFNYHAQEILNDINAQLANTRMFNLLTKSTPVWKNFDPQSFFKVVINKDKFYQISGIDKLSKLNLIIIGFIVAIGFVFSLIFHKFLTRFSKKNAKKSSRKKWLLSLSKSGLFLLLTFLVINIYLHAQFMDVLPRPSLLSLANIFVYFMLAITITRFILSYMQQQYVTDWQKKLVADTKKRATVFLMVLWLGSFAGVMVQGQWLPPEILRPRFVIFSALLTLAFSWLSWLVFRFPFFKSLPKYSLNLIKVFLVLLFLFTVLMGLLGYSNFAVYFIPNMIATFIIFIIAWKVSELLGNLFSLLNDEGRPIAEKIHAWLGIKSTQKLTELFTIRIILNIGFLIFCVFIIMKLWGMSQYHFDYLKTWYFQGGTIYGFSIWPARIVRGAITFCVLLMVGRALSTYVTQHSAFKGEKYRQDNIAILINYTMFSIAVIVALLVAGVNFTNLAVIAGALSIGIGFGLQHLASDFVSGIILLVHKPVTPGDRVIIDDTEGYVKRIRLLSTQITTLNHADMIIPNSHLINKSVTNYNYRQNKICRVNNQVILDSGSDLALAEQILLDVVKENPYIVQTPPHHPVVSYELVPAKDSLHVIVDLWYYIKNIELKQTISSEVSFNIIRALKNNNLCPGYRNELTKK; encoded by the coding sequence ATGAATAGAATAATGTTATCGGCGACATTGATAGTTCTAGTATTTTTCACTAGTGCTCTTTCTGCTTCTGCATTCCAAGCGTACAGCGGTTTTGATGTTCAGAAGGCTACCCGTCAACTCGAAACCATCAGAGAACAACTATCAACAAAAAGTCCTAGTTATGAACAATTGTATACGGCAGTTAAACAAATCACTGTTCTACAGAAACAAGCAAATCGATGCATGGAGAATGGGAAAGGACAGTTACAAAAGATTAATGAGTTACTTGGCAATAGTGAAATATCATCAACATTAATGAAGCAAAACGATACGCGGTATCAAGAATTGCTTCACGATAAAGAGATTATGACTAAGGTAACTGCCGATTGTGCTCTTTTCAATTATCATGCTCAGGAAATATTAAACGATATCAATGCGCAGTTGGCAAATACTCGGATGTTTAATTTGTTAACAAAATCCACGCCTGTCTGGAAGAATTTCGATCCGCAGTCATTTTTTAAGGTGGTGATTAATAAGGATAAATTTTATCAAATCAGTGGCATCGATAAATTGAGTAAGTTAAATCTAATAATTATTGGATTTATAGTAGCTATAGGATTTGTTTTTTCTTTAATTTTTCATAAATTTCTTACACGATTTTCAAAAAAAAATGCAAAAAAATCATCGAGGAAAAAATGGTTGTTATCTCTTTCTAAAAGTGGATTATTTTTATTGTTAACCTTCCTTGTTATCAATATTTATTTGCATGCGCAATTTATGGATGTTTTGCCACGACCAAGTCTTCTTTCATTAGCTAATATCTTTGTTTATTTTATGTTGGCCATTACGATCACAAGATTTATCTTAAGTTATATGCAGCAGCAGTATGTTACAGATTGGCAGAAGAAACTGGTGGCTGATACCAAAAAAAGAGCTACGGTATTTTTAATGGTTTTGTGGTTGGGAAGTTTTGCCGGAGTTATGGTTCAAGGGCAATGGCTGCCGCCAGAGATCTTACGACCGCGTTTTGTTATATTCTCAGCATTATTAACATTGGCTTTTTCCTGGTTAAGTTGGCTTGTTTTTCGCTTTCCCTTTTTTAAATCTTTACCCAAATATTCACTAAACCTAATTAAGGTTTTTTTAGTTTTGCTGTTTCTGTTTACTGTGTTAATGGGATTGTTAGGCTATAGTAATTTTGCGGTTTATTTTATTCCAAACATGATTGCCACATTTATTATTTTTATTATTGCCTGGAAAGTTAGCGAATTGTTAGGAAATTTATTTTCCTTATTAAATGATGAGGGTCGTCCTATTGCAGAAAAAATTCACGCCTGGCTAGGGATTAAATCAACACAAAAACTTACGGAGTTATTTACAATACGAATCATATTAAACATCGGCTTTCTTATTTTTTGCGTGTTTATAATTATGAAGTTATGGGGTATGTCCCAGTATCATTTCGATTATCTTAAAACCTGGTATTTTCAGGGAGGGACTATTTACGGTTTTTCTATTTGGCCAGCGAGAATTGTAAGAGGAGCCATCACATTTTGTGTATTATTAATGGTAGGTAGGGCTCTTTCAACTTATGTTACCCAACATAGTGCTTTTAAAGGTGAAAAATATAGACAGGATAATATTGCGATACTAATTAATTATACGATGTTCAGTATTGCTGTTATCGTTGCATTATTAGTCGCGGGAGTGAATTTTACGAATCTTGCTGTAATTGCCGGAGCACTATCGATTGGTATTGGTTTTGGATTACAGCATCTGGCAAGTGACTTTGTCAGCGGTATTATATTATTAGTCCATAAGCCAGTAACGCCAGGAGATAGGGTCATTATTGATGATACGGAAGGTTATGTTAAACGCATACGCTTATTATCAACTCAAATAACGACGTTAAATCATGCCGATATGATAATCCCTAATTCTCATTTGATTAATAAATCAGTGACCAATTATAACTACCGTCAAAATAAGATTTGTCGTGTTAATAACCAAGTCATTCTCGATAGTGGTAGCGATCTTGCACTTGCAGAGCAAATATTATTAGATGTGGTTAAAGAAAATCCTTATATTGTTCAAACACCACCACATCACCCGGTTGTTTCTTATGAGTTAGTGCCTGCAAAAGATAGCTTACACGTGATTGTTGATCTTTGGTATTACATTAAAAATATTGAATTAAAGCAAACTATTTCCAGCGAAGTTAGTTTTAATATTATTCGGGCATTAAAGAATAACAATCTTTGCCCTGGTTACAGGAATGAACTAACGAAAAAATAA
- a CDS encoding alpha/beta hydrolase, whose protein sequence is MRLFLGLFLLFFLNFAEVKAASLDILVKQQKIALPYLLFKGKKQRGGVVIVNGEQSSEGTKLVDNLSHALAQYGWSVAVLNTSLQINTAPWVEQLPEALSALRKKNNSRMIVIHYGSQLVGSVSYFSKLQAKQVNGMIFISAFDLPENKETPSLIEKIPFPLFDITAQFDYGPVLDQAAVRRIQIKSSRYLYRQLPGAYHDYSYNKKILVANIHGWMKKLRSVNPMKAPIQLNMQKMPLH, encoded by the coding sequence ATGCGACTGTTTCTAGGTCTTTTCTTGTTGTTTTTTCTAAATTTTGCCGAGGTGAAGGCGGCAAGTTTGGATATCCTTGTTAAGCAGCAAAAGATTGCATTACCTTATTTATTGTTTAAAGGCAAAAAACAGCGGGGAGGGGTTGTTATAGTCAATGGGGAGCAAAGTAGCGAAGGTACCAAACTTGTTGATAATTTAAGTCACGCATTAGCACAATATGGCTGGTCAGTAGCTGTGTTAAATACGAGCCTGCAAATTAACACCGCTCCTTGGGTTGAACAATTACCCGAAGCATTGTCTGCTTTACGCAAAAAAAATAATTCACGGATGATAGTAATTCATTATGGATCACAATTAGTAGGGTCCGTAAGTTATTTTTCTAAATTACAGGCAAAACAAGTCAACGGTATGATTTTTATATCTGCATTCGACCTTCCCGAGAATAAAGAGACTCCCAGTTTAATAGAGAAAATACCCTTCCCTCTATTTGATATTACAGCACAGTTTGATTATGGCCCTGTACTGGATCAAGCCGCGGTACGTCGAATACAGATAAAGAGTTCACGTTATCTTTATCGACAACTCCCAGGTGCCTACCATGATTATTCTTACAATAAAAAAATATTAGTCGCCAATATCCATGGTTGGATGAAAAAATTACGTTCAGTAAATCCTATGAAGGCGCCAATTCAACTGAATATGCAAAAAATGCCTTTGCATTAG
- a CDS encoding DEAD/DEAH box helicase, whose amino-acid sequence MTQELLNFSALNLSATLLKALEDMKFKTPSPVQAQTIPLLLQGRDVIAQAQTGTGKTAAFALPILQRLSAKSQATQALILAPTRELAIQVAEQFELLSAHSNVSVSVLCGGQDYRRQLKQLREGAQIVVGTPGRILDHIDRGTLQLGNLTTFVLDEADEMLRMGFIEDVETILAKLPAEKQIALFSATMPSRIRHIANSYLNNPESVEIRAETATVKAIEQRFLFASGAQKPDALLRILAVEEYQGVIVFVRTKSSTEDVAQSLQQQGYRAMAIHGDITQALREKVIAQFRQGSIDILVATDVAARGLDVERVTHVINYDVPHDCETYVHRIGRTGRAGRSGVTVLFVTPKEARILNTIERHTRQRIEKIVVPNDHAIQMARQERFMANIKMRLQHEHLPSYQYLVEEFLKQNQVSAVDVAAALALMLNQDKPWKRELPKPPRVAREARVQERDNNNFKSGRGQKSDRGRKQFRDDYPQELFRLDVGRVHGVKPGNIVGAIANEAGLESRYITGLKIHEDHSTVRLPQGMSKKIFQDLNGAWVCGRQLKLTSLGNA is encoded by the coding sequence ATGACACAAGAATTACTAAACTTTTCTGCCCTCAATTTATCCGCGACTTTATTGAAAGCGCTGGAGGACATGAAGTTTAAAACACCATCACCGGTCCAGGCACAAACCATTCCTTTATTGCTACAGGGAAGGGATGTTATTGCGCAAGCACAAACAGGTACTGGCAAGACGGCTGCCTTTGCGCTGCCAATTTTACAACGTCTATCAGCGAAATCTCAGGCAACGCAAGCCTTAATTCTTGCGCCTACTCGCGAGCTAGCCATTCAGGTTGCAGAACAATTTGAGCTTTTGAGTGCTCACAGTAATGTCTCAGTCTCTGTTCTATGCGGAGGGCAGGATTATCGACGTCAATTAAAACAATTACGCGAAGGAGCACAGATTGTAGTAGGAACTCCTGGTCGTATATTGGATCACATTGATAGAGGTACACTGCAACTAGGTAATTTGACAACCTTTGTTCTTGATGAAGCAGATGAAATGTTACGAATGGGCTTTATTGAAGATGTAGAAACAATTCTTGCCAAGTTGCCAGCAGAAAAACAAATTGCTTTATTCTCAGCAACAATGCCATCTCGGATTCGTCATATAGCAAATAGCTATTTGAATAACCCTGAATCAGTAGAAATTCGTGCTGAAACGGCAACGGTTAAAGCGATTGAACAGCGTTTTCTATTTGCTTCCGGGGCTCAAAAGCCAGATGCTTTGCTACGCATATTAGCCGTGGAAGAATACCAGGGTGTGATCGTTTTTGTGCGCACCAAGAGCAGTACAGAAGACGTTGCTCAATCACTACAGCAACAGGGCTATCGTGCGATGGCAATTCATGGGGACATTACGCAAGCACTACGTGAAAAAGTTATTGCTCAATTCAGACAAGGATCTATTGATATTCTGGTGGCAACCGATGTTGCTGCACGTGGTTTGGATGTGGAGCGAGTTACCCATGTAATTAACTATGATGTCCCTCATGATTGCGAAACCTATGTTCATCGAATTGGTCGAACTGGCCGTGCGGGCCGTAGTGGAGTCACTGTATTATTTGTAACCCCAAAAGAAGCACGAATTTTAAATACGATTGAACGTCATACTCGCCAACGTATTGAAAAAATTGTAGTTCCTAATGATCATGCAATTCAAATGGCAAGACAAGAGCGTTTTATGGCTAATATCAAGATGCGTTTGCAGCATGAGCATTTACCTTCTTATCAATATCTTGTTGAAGAGTTTCTCAAACAAAATCAGGTTTCGGCAGTTGATGTTGCAGCGGCGTTGGCTCTAATGCTAAATCAGGATAAACCTTGGAAGCGTGAGCTACCTAAACCACCTCGCGTGGCAAGAGAAGCACGCGTGCAGGAGCGCGACAATAATAACTTCAAATCTGGTCGTGGACAGAAATCAGATAGGGGTAGAAAGCAATTTCGAGATGACTATCCACAAGAATTATTTCGTCTCGACGTCGGACGTGTGCATGGTGTTAAGCCGGGTAATATCGTTGGAGCTATAGCAAACGAAGCAGGATTAGAAAGTCGTTATATTACAGGTCTTAAGATTCATGAAGATCATTCTACTGTGCGTTTGCCCCAAGGAATGTCTAAAAAAATATTCCAGGATTTAAATGGCGCCTGGGTGTGTGGTCGACAGTTAAAATTAACATCCTTAGGTAACGCATGA
- a CDS encoding M15 family metallopeptidase, producing MKNVSFVVIMLMLALIIFPMQSVAKHSVSAFKSRITVIPLPIQKRIKKYSWHKGCPLSLKDLRYVTLSYWGFDQKVHLGVLIVNKSLAREVVQIFKSIYDHRFPIERMTPVDVFKGNDVAAMRANNTSSFNCRAVTGQPGIFSQHSYGRAIDINPVINPYVSGQQIEPSNGVKFVDRKNPHPGKITRNSFIYKLFIQYGWDWGGNWYDVQDYQHFEKRAKGEKRNPYGYVKSRAFSK from the coding sequence ATGAAAAACGTTTCTTTTGTAGTCATTATGCTGATGTTGGCGCTCATAATATTTCCTATGCAGAGTGTAGCAAAACATAGTGTGTCTGCCTTTAAAAGCCGGATTACCGTTATCCCTCTGCCCATTCAAAAACGCATAAAAAAATATAGTTGGCATAAAGGATGTCCGTTATCCCTAAAAGATTTACGTTATGTGACATTGTCTTACTGGGGCTTTGACCAGAAAGTGCATCTTGGTGTTTTAATAGTAAACAAATCACTGGCTAGAGAGGTTGTGCAGATTTTTAAGTCCATATATGACCATCGTTTTCCTATTGAACGCATGACACCTGTCGATGTATTCAAGGGAAATGATGTGGCGGCAATGAGGGCCAATAATACAAGTTCATTTAATTGTCGAGCCGTCACAGGTCAACCAGGAATTTTTTCACAACATAGTTATGGTCGTGCGATTGATATTAATCCAGTAATTAACCCCTATGTTTCCGGACAGCAAATAGAACCCTCTAACGGGGTTAAATTTGTTGATCGCAAAAATCCTCATCCTGGAAAAATAACAAGAAATAGTTTCATTTATAAACTTTTTATTCAATATGGCTGGGATTGGGGTGGTAATTGGTACGATGTTCAGGACTATCAACATTTTGAAAAGCGGGCTAAGGGTGAAAAACGCAATCCCTATGGTTACGTTAAAAGTAGGGCATTCTCGAAATAG
- the sugE gene encoding quaternary ammonium compound efflux SMR transporter SugE produces the protein MAWLFLIMAGLFEVVWAVGLKYTEGFTRFAPSILTLSAMAISFLLLAQSLKTLPIGTAYAVWTGIGAVGTVIYGLYFLGEPATVLRISCIGLIIVAIIGLKLSH, from the coding sequence ATGGCATGGTTATTTTTAATAATGGCAGGTTTATTTGAGGTAGTTTGGGCAGTAGGTCTTAAATATACAGAGGGATTTACTCGCTTTGCTCCCTCGATACTTACTCTTTCAGCAATGGCCATTAGTTTTTTGTTGTTAGCACAGTCGTTAAAAACGTTACCCATTGGAACTGCCTATGCGGTATGGACTGGTATTGGGGCAGTAGGGACCGTAATTTATGGACTTTATTTTCTAGGTGAACCGGCCACCGTACTGCGTATTAGTTGTATTGGCCTTATTATCGTAGCGATTATTGGTTTAAAATTAAGTCACTAA
- a CDS encoding OmpP1/FadL family transporter, with translation MRYSVAIFLSLTSVSIHANVLQYYTGITYSNPAELFKVKENEFLIGMTGFFADVRFAGSVLNLNTFQYDSGISASRRFSVLPYGRIASRLNEKLVFGVDVTQPFHSNLIYGLDSFTRYASVETIMTDVDISPRFSFNVAPKLNVGAGLNMNFLKNNETNWALPISQTAYAKFVNRTSGFGVGYNLGAYLMINSSNFLGATYYNSIKQKTRGESFLDSNVSNDLVFNFRMPTTTVVNYVHLFNPKWLVSAQIFCSQWNANQYARIKNTAAPPPLGPDFTFTMKYSAAWAYAAALRKQQTENLGLTLIGLIDDGPERDHLRTLNFPSDVQYFLALSADYHLTKTSTMELLYGHVFSNTTIANSLPLNGQPTPFTTGKVRINADVFELRYKLQT, from the coding sequence ATGCGCTATTCAGTTGCCATTTTTTTAAGCCTAACAAGTGTTAGCATTCATGCTAATGTCTTGCAATATTATACAGGGATAACCTATAGCAATCCTGCTGAACTTTTTAAGGTTAAAGAGAATGAATTTTTAATTGGGATGACCGGTTTTTTTGCCGATGTCCGATTTGCAGGCAGTGTATTAAATTTAAATACATTTCAATATGACAGTGGCATTAGTGCTTCACGCCGATTTAGTGTTTTACCTTATGGTCGAATTGCAAGCCGATTGAATGAGAAACTTGTCTTTGGAGTCGATGTCACGCAACCTTTTCATTCAAATTTAATTTATGGTCTAGATTCTTTTACTCGTTATGCGTCTGTTGAAACCATAATGACCGACGTTGATATTAGTCCCCGCTTTTCATTTAACGTTGCTCCAAAATTAAACGTTGGCGCCGGGTTAAATATGAACTTCTTGAAAAATAATGAAACCAACTGGGCCTTACCTATTAGCCAAACAGCTTACGCCAAATTTGTTAATCGCACCTCTGGTTTCGGTGTTGGGTATAACCTTGGCGCTTATTTAATGATTAATTCCAGTAACTTCTTAGGAGCGACTTACTATAATTCGATCAAACAAAAAACCAGAGGAGAAAGTTTTCTTGACAGCAATGTCAGTAATGACTTGGTTTTTAATTTTCGAATGCCAACAACAACTGTAGTGAATTATGTCCATCTATTTAATCCCAAATGGCTTGTTAGCGCACAAATTTTTTGTTCACAATGGAATGCTAATCAGTACGCTCGCATAAAGAATACTGCAGCTCCTCCACCCCTTGGTCCTGATTTTACTTTTACGATGAAATACAGTGCCGCCTGGGCCTATGCCGCGGCTCTGCGGAAGCAACAAACTGAAAATTTGGGTCTTACATTAATTGGGCTTATTGATGATGGCCCGGAAAGGGATCATTTACGAACGCTTAATTTTCCGTCGGATGTACAATATTTTCTGGCTCTATCTGCCGATTATCATCTAACTAAAACATCAACGATGGAGTTGCTTTACGGTCATGTTTTTTCAAACACAACAATCGCTAATTCTTTACCACTCAATGGCCAACCAACTCCCTTTACGACAGGTAAAGTACGTATTAATGCTGATGTATTTGAGCTTCGATATAAGCTGCAAACTTAA
- a CDS encoding DUF2188 domain-containing protein, whose protein sequence is MRPSDYHVLPNERLGGWDVKRENATRASRHFETQNEAIASARKLSRGAGTELFIHGLDGKILRKDSHGHDPFPPKG, encoded by the coding sequence ATGAGACCTAGTGATTATCATGTTTTGCCCAATGAACGTTTAGGTGGCTGGGATGTCAAACGTGAAAATGCAACACGAGCAAGCCGACATTTTGAAACTCAGAATGAAGCGATTGCTAGCGCTCGTAAATTGAGCCGTGGGGCAGGGACCGAATTGTTTATTCATGGTCTAGATGGAAAAATTTTAAGAAAAGATAGTCATGGACATGATCCCTTTCCACCAAAAGGTTAA